From a region of the Hymenobacter jejuensis genome:
- a CDS encoding sulfate adenylyltransferase subunit 1, whose protein sequence is MDLLRFITCGSVDDGKSTLIGRLLYDSDSVSLDVLATLEKRQTSTGNVDLALLTDGLKAEREQGITIDVAHKYFTTPRRKFIITDAPGHVQYTRNMVTGASNADLAIVLVDARQGVVEQTRRHTLVAALLGIRHFVLAVNKMDLVGHDEAVFQQIVADYAAIADHLKLPHIVAIPVSALHGDNIVKRSRKLSWYKGPSLLEHLESVPSTADANPHEPRFQVQYVIRPQTEELHDYRGYAGRIQSGTYRKGDRVKILPSGLESVIEALEVSQQEVEAAVAPQAVVIRLRDDVDVSRGDSIVVADHAPTTTRNLEATLCWMDERPLQPGRKLLVQHHSAVVKASVSAILSKTNIQTYAHSAAESAQLNDIVRVQIKTAVPIVADSYHNNRTAGAFILVDELTGDTLAAGLIESS, encoded by the coding sequence ATGGACTTACTCCGATTCATCACCTGCGGCAGCGTCGACGACGGCAAAAGCACCCTTATCGGCCGCCTGCTCTACGATAGCGATTCGGTGTCGCTGGACGTGCTGGCGACGTTGGAAAAACGCCAAACCAGCACCGGCAACGTGGATCTGGCGCTGCTCACCGACGGCCTGAAGGCCGAGCGCGAGCAGGGCATTACCATCGACGTAGCCCATAAATACTTCACCACGCCGCGCCGCAAATTCATCATTACCGACGCGCCGGGCCACGTGCAATATACCCGCAACATGGTCACGGGCGCCTCAAACGCCGACCTCGCCATCGTACTCGTCGATGCGCGTCAGGGCGTGGTGGAGCAGACGCGCCGGCATACGCTGGTGGCCGCGCTGCTCGGCATTCGGCACTTTGTGCTGGCCGTAAATAAAATGGACTTGGTCGGCCACGATGAGGCTGTGTTTCAACAGATTGTCGCCGATTACGCCGCCATTGCCGACCACCTCAAGCTGCCCCACATCGTGGCTATTCCGGTGAGCGCGCTGCACGGCGACAACATCGTGAAGCGGTCGCGCAAGCTGTCGTGGTACAAGGGGCCAAGCCTGCTGGAACACTTGGAAAGCGTGCCTTCTACGGCGGATGCCAACCCGCATGAGCCGCGTTTTCAGGTGCAATACGTGATCCGGCCGCAGACCGAAGAGCTGCACGATTACCGCGGCTACGCGGGCCGCATTCAGAGCGGCACGTACCGCAAAGGCGACCGCGTCAAGATCCTGCCTTCGGGCCTGGAATCAGTGATTGAGGCACTGGAAGTTAGCCAGCAGGAAGTAGAAGCGGCCGTGGCTCCGCAAGCCGTAGTGATTCGGCTGCGCGACGACGTAGACGTGAGCCGCGGCGACTCCATTGTAGTGGCCGATCACGCGCCTACTACCACTCGCAACCTCGAAGCGACGCTTTGCTGGATGGATGAGCGCCCACTCCAGCCCGGTCGCAAGCTGCTGGTCCAACATCATTCGGCCGTGGTAAAGGCTTCTGTATCAGCCATCCTGAGCAAAACTAACATTCAGACCTACGCCCATTCGGCCGCCGAATCGGCCCAGCTCAACGACATCGTGCGGGTGCAAATCAAGACGGCCGTGCCCATAGTGGCCGACTCTTACCACAACAACCGGACCGCCGGCGCCTTCATTCTGGTGGATGAACTCACCGGCGATACGCTCGCCGCCGGCCTAATCGAATCGTCATAA
- the cysD gene encoding sulfate adenylyltransferase subunit CysD, with the protein MSTIHLDYLDRLEAEAIHILREVAGQFERPALLFSGGKDSIALTRLAEKAFRPGKFPFPLVHIDTGHNFPEVLAFRDQLAASLGEKLIVRSVEDTIKQRGLREPGGKFPSRNPLQTYTLLDVIEEFEFDACIGGARRDEEKARAKERIFSVRDEFGQWDPRRQRPELWNIYNGRIQKGENVRVFPISNWTELDVWNYIQREKIELPNIYFAHERTCVVLPSGQLLGLTEHLRLDDTDEIVSRRVRFRTVGDSTCTAAVESEADTVDDIILDLLQAKVSERGATRLDDTISETGMEDRKRNGYF; encoded by the coding sequence ATGAGTACAATTCATCTCGACTACTTAGACCGCCTCGAAGCAGAAGCCATTCACATTCTGCGGGAAGTAGCCGGCCAATTTGAACGACCCGCTCTGCTGTTTTCGGGCGGCAAAGATTCGATTGCCTTAACTCGCTTGGCCGAAAAAGCCTTCCGGCCGGGCAAGTTTCCGTTCCCGCTGGTGCACATCGACACGGGTCATAACTTCCCTGAGGTGCTGGCTTTCCGCGATCAGCTGGCCGCGAGCCTGGGCGAAAAATTGATCGTTCGCAGCGTGGAAGACACCATTAAGCAGCGCGGCCTGCGCGAGCCCGGCGGCAAGTTTCCGAGCCGTAATCCCTTGCAAACCTACACGTTGCTCGACGTGATCGAAGAGTTTGAGTTTGACGCCTGCATCGGCGGGGCGCGCCGCGACGAAGAAAAAGCGCGGGCGAAAGAGCGCATTTTCAGCGTACGCGACGAGTTCGGTCAGTGGGACCCGCGCCGGCAACGCCCGGAGCTCTGGAACATCTACAACGGCCGCATCCAGAAGGGCGAAAACGTGCGCGTGTTCCCCATTTCCAACTGGACCGAGTTGGACGTGTGGAATTATATCCAGCGCGAAAAAATCGAGCTGCCCAACATCTATTTCGCACACGAGCGCACGTGCGTAGTGCTGCCCAGCGGCCAATTGCTGGGCCTTACCGAGCACCTGCGCCTCGACGACACCGACGAAATCGTGAGCCGCCGCGTGCGCTTCCGTACCGTGGGCGACTCGACCTGCACCGCCGCCGTGGAAAGCGAAGCCGACACCGTGGACGACATCATCCTGGATTTGCTGCAAGCCAAAGTGAGCGAGCGCGGCGCCACCCGCCTCGACGACACCATCTCGGAAACCGGCATGGAAGATCGCAAGCGCAACGGCTATTTCTAA
- a CDS encoding phosphoadenylyl-sulfate reductase — protein sequence MQVALEGLVEDLRHRLAGQSVTDTLELIADHFPDKVAFSTSFGLEDQILTHLIFSHNLPIRVFTLDTGRNFQETYSTWNKTLLRYQKPIEVYAPQRESIEHLVQQKGPNSFYESIEARKECCHIRKVEPLGRALAGQRVWLTGIRAEQSPNRQNMHAVEWDAGHQLIKVHPLFDWTWDEAWEYVREHSIPFNPLHQQGFVSIGCAPCTRAIKPGEDFRAGRWWWEEQAAKECGLHSTAAHEGRDPVVEKLLA from the coding sequence ATGCAAGTAGCACTCGAAGGGCTGGTCGAAGACCTGCGCCACCGTTTGGCTGGGCAATCCGTGACGGACACGTTGGAGCTCATCGCCGACCATTTTCCTGATAAAGTCGCTTTCTCGACCTCCTTTGGCCTAGAAGACCAGATTCTTACCCACCTGATTTTCAGCCACAACCTGCCCATTCGGGTGTTTACGCTCGATACGGGCCGCAATTTCCAGGAGACCTATTCTACCTGGAACAAGACGCTATTGCGCTACCAAAAGCCCATTGAAGTATATGCGCCACAGCGCGAAAGCATCGAGCATTTGGTTCAGCAAAAAGGTCCCAATAGCTTCTACGAGAGCATCGAAGCCCGCAAAGAGTGCTGCCACATCCGCAAAGTCGAGCCGCTGGGCCGCGCCTTGGCCGGGCAGCGCGTGTGGCTGACCGGCATTCGGGCCGAGCAATCGCCGAACCGGCAAAACATGCACGCCGTGGAGTGGGATGCCGGGCACCAGCTCATCAAAGTACACCCGCTGTTCGACTGGACCTGGGACGAAGCCTGGGAGTACGTGCGCGAACACAGCATCCCATTCAACCCGCTGCACCAGCAAGGCTTCGTCAGCATTGGGTGCGCGCCCTGCACCCGCGCCATCAAGCCGGGCGAGGATTTTCGGGCCGGCCGCTGGTGGTGGGAAGAACAGGCCGCCAAAGAGTGCGGCCTGCACAGCACCGCCGCCCACGAAGGCCGCGACCCAGTAGTCGAAAAACTGCTTGCTTAA
- a CDS encoding UTP--glucose-1-phosphate uridylyltransferase: MNVFVETIVATEPAKRNRSFYELSRGLSAKDLLQHLRELDQFRKATPNLYDKVRAILFLYAGFRFFLTESKDVPAVGKIPYAGFEDLLARRFEHAISTFLGELDAHGPNATLFSALADSYHHLSFQILADQVRKSVRSSKGNQWMFRVGHQEEHPIRIHPALLQRTDSSLFYPILHEHTSVRMDLTHSGWSDIFFLGMDYPEGARVINLSIDLGVFGRDKDILPPLHAYVRVIPDPVLRLTSIDLNTTKDVHDLADLFNFGNDYLSLVKAGVIASGLIPPSFEGTNQSLPDILARIVAPGMGIELVTKVNDIPKGSRFAVSTNLLGSIISLLMRATGQTKNLTGGLDESERRLVASRAILGEWIGGSGGGWQDSGGVWPGIKAIQGTFAQEGDPEFNISRGTLLPRHRVLEGEEVHPEIGEKIMNSLVLMHGGMASNVGPILEMVTEKYLLRGEQETQARQQTNEIFDNILAAIKDGDVQKLGANTARNFAGPIKTIIPWASTYFTEQIIARAKKEFGSDYYGFLMLGGMSGGGMGMFVNPARYEEYKLRVLELLRSTKQELSDSLPFAMEPVVYNWRINPKGSWGTLHQGNEALMPEQYYAIHVSQLVKKDPETISYIRRAEIDFFTTYCEQNNLAYPLLRTIVSNLFKVSDPTAQGNRSVENEKADRIKRENGFDYIQHEDIREELQKGRIGLSRNRLAAETSIEDVQPTDITQLSDTQEYTQAGEAAIRAGKVAVMSLAAGVGSRWTKGAGVIKALNPFVEINGVHRSFLEIHLAKTRRVAEHYQTDIPHVVATSYLTHEPIRKQLAHTRNYGYGGKVFLSAGRSIGQRFVPTERDLRFMWEEMPQETLDENKQKVRDAVRSSMINWAKAKGEGTDYVDNIAAQRFSPLGHWYEVSNLLRNGTLAQLLREQPQVETIMLHNIDTLGADVHAAVLGYHLASGNALTFEVVPRRIEDRGGGLARVNGHVRLLEGLAQPREEDELALSYYNSMTTWIQVDPLLKLFGLSRQDVQNGDEALLAKAVRSVAQRIPTYVTIKDVKYRWGHGQEDIYPVAQIEKLWSDMSALPDVKCGYVVVPRSRGQQMKDPAQLDSWVTDGSKDYVVSLGTFE; the protein is encoded by the coding sequence ATGAATGTTTTTGTAGAAACTATAGTCGCTACGGAGCCGGCCAAACGCAACCGCTCGTTTTACGAGCTCAGCCGCGGGCTGTCGGCGAAAGATCTGTTGCAGCACCTGCGCGAGCTTGATCAGTTTCGGAAGGCCACACCTAATCTGTACGATAAGGTTCGGGCGATTCTGTTTCTCTACGCCGGTTTTCGCTTCTTCCTGACTGAGTCGAAAGACGTGCCGGCCGTGGGCAAAATTCCGTACGCCGGTTTCGAGGATTTGCTGGCCCGACGCTTTGAGCACGCCATCAGCACGTTCTTGGGCGAGCTAGACGCGCACGGCCCCAACGCTACGTTGTTCAGCGCTTTGGCCGATAGCTACCACCATTTGTCGTTCCAAATTTTGGCCGACCAAGTGCGCAAAAGCGTGCGTTCCAGCAAGGGCAACCAGTGGATGTTCCGCGTGGGGCACCAGGAAGAACACCCCATTCGCATTCACCCGGCGCTGTTGCAGCGCACCGACAGCTCGCTCTTCTATCCCATTCTGCACGAGCACACCTCCGTGCGTATGGACCTGACGCACAGCGGCTGGTCGGATATTTTCTTCCTGGGCATGGATTATCCGGAAGGCGCCCGCGTGATCAATCTGTCGATTGATTTGGGCGTTTTCGGCCGCGACAAGGACATTCTGCCGCCGCTGCACGCCTACGTGCGCGTCATCCCAGACCCCGTGCTGCGCCTGACCAGCATCGACCTGAACACCACCAAGGACGTGCACGATTTGGCCGACCTGTTCAACTTCGGCAACGACTACCTGAGCTTGGTGAAAGCCGGCGTGATCGCTTCGGGCCTGATTCCGCCTTCCTTCGAAGGCACCAACCAGTCGTTGCCCGATATTTTGGCGCGCATCGTGGCACCGGGCATGGGCATTGAACTGGTTACCAAGGTCAACGACATTCCGAAGGGCTCGCGCTTTGCAGTTTCCACCAACCTGCTCGGCTCGATTATTAGCCTGCTGATGCGCGCCACCGGCCAGACCAAAAACTTGACCGGCGGCCTCGACGAAAGCGAGCGCCGATTAGTGGCGTCGCGCGCCATTCTGGGAGAATGGATCGGCGGCTCAGGCGGCGGCTGGCAGGATTCGGGCGGCGTGTGGCCGGGCATCAAAGCCATTCAGGGCACGTTTGCGCAGGAAGGCGATCCGGAGTTCAACATCAGCCGGGGCACGCTGCTGCCGCGTCACCGCGTGCTGGAAGGCGAAGAAGTGCACCCCGAAATCGGCGAGAAAATCATGAATTCGCTGGTGCTGATGCACGGGGGCATGGCGTCCAACGTCGGCCCCATTCTGGAGATGGTGACGGAAAAATACTTGCTCCGCGGCGAGCAGGAAACGCAGGCCCGGCAGCAAACCAACGAGATCTTCGACAACATCCTGGCGGCCATTAAAGATGGCGACGTTCAGAAGTTGGGCGCCAACACGGCCCGCAACTTCGCCGGCCCCATCAAAACCATAATCCCTTGGGCGTCAACGTATTTCACGGAGCAAATCATTGCCCGCGCCAAGAAGGAATTCGGCTCCGACTACTACGGTTTCCTGATGCTGGGCGGCATGTCGGGTGGCGGCATGGGCATGTTTGTGAACCCCGCGCGCTACGAGGAGTACAAGCTGCGGGTGCTGGAACTACTGCGCAGTACCAAGCAGGAACTATCTGATTCACTGCCCTTTGCCATGGAGCCGGTGGTATACAATTGGCGCATCAACCCGAAAGGCTCGTGGGGCACGCTGCACCAAGGCAATGAAGCGCTGATGCCAGAGCAGTATTACGCCATCCATGTGTCGCAATTGGTGAAGAAAGACCCAGAGACCATTTCTTACATCCGCCGGGCCGAAATTGACTTTTTCACCACGTATTGCGAGCAGAACAACCTGGCCTACCCGCTGCTGCGCACCATCGTCAGCAACCTGTTCAAGGTGTCGGACCCCACGGCACAGGGCAACCGCAGCGTCGAAAACGAGAAGGCCGACCGCATCAAGCGCGAAAATGGCTTCGACTACATTCAGCACGAAGACATCCGCGAGGAACTGCAAAAAGGTCGCATTGGCTTGTCGCGCAACCGCTTAGCCGCTGAAACTTCCATCGAAGACGTGCAGCCCACAGACATTACCCAACTATCTGACACACAAGAATATACTCAAGCTGGCGAAGCCGCAATTCGGGCCGGCAAAGTAGCCGTGATGAGCCTAGCCGCCGGCGTGGGCAGCCGTTGGACCAAAGGTGCGGGCGTGATCAAAGCGCTCAACCCGTTTGTGGAAATCAACGGCGTGCACCGCAGCTTTTTGGAGATTCATTTGGCCAAAACGCGGCGCGTGGCTGAGCACTACCAAACCGACATTCCGCACGTGGTAGCTACCAGCTACCTCACCCACGAGCCCATCCGTAAGCAGCTGGCGCACACCCGGAATTATGGTTACGGCGGCAAGGTTTTCCTGTCGGCAGGCCGCTCCATTGGGCAGCGTTTTGTGCCCACAGAGCGCGATTTGCGCTTTATGTGGGAAGAAATGCCGCAGGAAACGCTCGACGAAAACAAGCAGAAAGTCCGCGATGCCGTGCGCAGCAGCATGATCAACTGGGCCAAGGCGAAGGGCGAAGGCACCGACTACGTGGATAACATTGCCGCTCAGCGCTTTTCGCCGCTGGGGCACTGGTACGAGGTGTCCAATTTGCTGCGCAACGGTACGCTGGCTCAGCTCCTGCGCGAGCAGCCGCAGGTCGAAACCATCATGCTGCACAACATCGACACGCTGGGCGCGGATGTGCACGCGGCCGTGCTGGGCTACCATTTGGCTTCTGGCAATGCCCTAACTTTCGAAGTAGTGCCGCGCCGCATCGAAGACCGTGGTGGCGGATTGGCACGCGTCAATGGCCATGTTCGGCTGCTGGAAGGCCTCGCCCAGCCCCGCGAAGAAGACGAGTTGGCCCTAAGCTACTACAACTCCATGACCACCTGGATTCAGGTCGATCCGCTACTGAAGCTGTTTGGCCTGAGCCGCCAAGATGTGCAAAATGGCGACGAGGCACTGTTGGCCAAAGCCGTGCGCAGCGTGGCCCAGCGCATCCCCACGTACGTCACGATCAAAGATGTGAAATACCGCTGGGGCCACGGCCAGGAGGACATTTACCCCGTCGCGCAGATCGAAAAGCTGTGGAGCGATATGTCGGCCCTCCCCGACGTGAAATGCGGCTATGTGGTCGTGCCGCGCAGCCGCGGTCAGCAGATGAAGGATCCCGCCCAACTCGATTCGTGGGTAACGGATGGCAGCAAAGATTACGTCGTTTCGCTGGGCACTTTTGAATAA
- a CDS encoding UTP--glucose-1-phosphate uridylyltransferase: MKVRKAVITAAARGARLYPVADTIQKALLPVIDVDGLHKPVIQIVAEEAFSSGIEELCVVCAPGDGERYTAAFTSLRDNLLKSYQDIDWAKEEAEKIDHLLSRLQFAEQREALGYGHAVYCAREFVGDEPFLLLLGDYLYVSDLPGQRCAAQLLALAAQEECAVSAVNPTIEHQIGRYGTLTGKHLPSQVGIYQIDKIIEKPSLSTAELELQTPGLRAGYYLCFFGMHVLTPAIFGILQKHLAQGGTNVLLTPALQELAETEKYLALEVKGNRYDLSRKHGLLRAQIALGLAGEAHDETLTTMVELLAEANNRKAK; this comes from the coding sequence ATGAAAGTAAGAAAGGCAGTGATTACCGCAGCAGCCCGTGGCGCGCGTTTGTATCCGGTGGCGGATACCATTCAGAAAGCCTTGCTTCCCGTAATCGACGTCGACGGCTTGCACAAGCCCGTGATTCAGATTGTGGCAGAAGAAGCCTTCAGCAGCGGCATCGAGGAACTGTGCGTGGTGTGCGCTCCAGGCGACGGCGAGCGCTACACAGCGGCCTTTACTTCGCTGCGCGATAACCTGTTGAAGTCCTACCAAGACATTGATTGGGCGAAAGAGGAAGCCGAAAAAATCGACCATCTCCTGAGCCGATTGCAGTTTGCGGAGCAGCGCGAGGCGCTTGGCTACGGCCACGCCGTGTATTGCGCCCGCGAGTTTGTAGGCGACGAGCCATTTCTGCTCCTGCTCGGCGATTACCTCTACGTTTCGGATTTGCCCGGGCAGCGTTGCGCGGCCCAGTTGCTCGCGCTCGCAGCGCAGGAAGAATGCGCGGTGTCGGCCGTCAACCCAACTATTGAGCACCAAATCGGCCGGTACGGCACGCTTACGGGCAAGCACTTGCCCAGCCAAGTAGGTATCTATCAGATAGATAAGATTATTGAGAAACCTTCGTTGAGCACCGCCGAGTTGGAGTTGCAAACGCCGGGCTTACGGGCCGGCTATTATCTGTGCTTTTTCGGCATGCATGTGCTAACACCCGCCATTTTCGGCATTCTACAGAAGCACTTGGCGCAAGGAGGCACGAACGTGTTGCTGACGCCGGCCTTGCAAGAGCTCGCCGAAACGGAAAAATACCTGGCCCTGGAAGTGAAAGGCAACCGCTACGACTTGAGCCGCAAACACGGCCTGTTGCGCGCCCAGATTGCCCTAGGCCTGGCCGGCGAGGCCCATGACGAAACCCTGACCACCATGGTCGAGCTGCTGGCCGAAGCCAACAACCGCAAAGCAAAATAA
- a CDS encoding branched-chain amino acid transaminase, which produces MYFKSNTVAFLDGEFVQADQATCGVYAQSLHYGYAVFEGIRAYNTPQGTQIFKAQEHFERLQYSCRVIGLPLSYSVEEMTEITYELLEKNNLTDAYIRPLVYAATPNMSLKCPTTSNLLIAVWDWGKYLGDQCLRLTVSPYERPNPKAVPIEAKVAGHYVNSIIASTEAKNRGYDEALLLDMNGFVAEGPGANFFFEKNGELFTAPAGSILRGITRNTIIDLAREAGITVHEKFFRPAELQGATGAFMTGTAAEVVGVESVDGESFAKPFKETLGAMLAEQYQALVTGAGALRSRPLAERQA; this is translated from the coding sequence ATGTATTTCAAGAGTAACACAGTCGCTTTTCTGGACGGAGAATTTGTGCAGGCCGACCAGGCTACGTGCGGGGTATACGCCCAGTCGCTGCACTACGGATACGCAGTTTTTGAAGGCATTCGCGCCTACAATACGCCACAAGGCACGCAGATTTTTAAAGCACAAGAGCACTTCGAGCGGTTGCAGTATTCGTGTCGGGTGATTGGGTTACCACTGTCATACTCGGTTGAGGAAATGACCGAAATCACGTACGAGCTGCTCGAAAAAAACAACCTGACCGACGCCTACATCCGGCCCTTGGTGTATGCTGCTACGCCCAACATGAGCCTTAAGTGCCCCACAACCAGCAACTTACTCATTGCGGTGTGGGACTGGGGCAAGTACCTCGGCGACCAGTGCCTGCGCCTGACCGTTTCGCCTTACGAGCGCCCCAACCCCAAGGCGGTGCCCATCGAGGCCAAGGTAGCGGGCCACTACGTCAACTCCATCATTGCCAGCACCGAAGCCAAAAACCGTGGCTACGACGAGGCCTTGCTGCTCGACATGAACGGCTTCGTGGCCGAAGGACCGGGCGCTAACTTTTTCTTCGAAAAGAACGGCGAACTGTTTACGGCGCCAGCAGGCAGCATTCTGCGCGGCATTACCCGCAATACCATCATTGATCTGGCCCGCGAAGCCGGCATCACGGTGCACGAAAAATTCTTCCGGCCAGCCGAGTTGCAGGGCGCTACCGGCGCTTTCATGACGGGCACGGCCGCCGAAGTAGTGGGGGTGGAATCAGTTGATGGTGAATCGTTTGCGAAACCTTTCAAAGAAACGCTGGGAGCTATGCTGGCCGAGCAGTACCAGGCGCTGGTAACGGGCGCAGGGGCGCTCCGCTCGCGCCCGCTGGCCGAACGGCAGGCGTGA
- the ilvD gene encoding dihydroxy-acid dehydratase, with product MALNKYSRIYTQDDSLPASQAMLIGSGLSDEDLRKPFVGICSTGFEGNTCNMHLNGLADQVKLGVTAQGLVGLRFNTIGVSDGITNGTAGMRFSLVSREIIADSIEAMAGAHNYDALACVMGCDKNMPGALIAMARLNRPSLMVYGGTIKGGTFKGQQLNIVSCFEAYGKKLQGQISDEDYKGIIHNACPGPGACGGMYTANTMAAAIEMLGMSVPFSSSSPAVSAEKTQECLNAGAYLRLLLEKDIKPRDILVREAFENALVMITVLGGSTNAVLHLIAIAHAAGVKLTMEDFQAVSNRVPVLADLKPSGKYLMEDLSALGGVPAVMKTLLNEGLLNGNLLTVTGQTVAENLADVQPLGPEQDLLRPLSNPIKVDGHIQILYGNLAPKGAVAKITGKEGVKFEGPAVVFNSEEELNEGIIQQKIKPGHVVVIRYVGPKGGPGMPEMLKPTSAIIGAGLGDKVALITDGRFSGGTHGFVIGHVCPEAYDGGPIALVEDGDLIVLDAAANTIQVQVDEAVMQLRRSEWQRPPVNVKQGVLLKYIRTVSDASHGCITDLEEDYVNERAASASLA from the coding sequence ATGGCCCTCAACAAATACAGCCGCATCTACACCCAAGACGACAGCCTGCCCGCCTCGCAGGCCATGCTCATCGGCTCGGGCTTGTCGGATGAAGATTTGCGCAAGCCTTTCGTGGGCATCTGCTCTACGGGTTTCGAAGGCAACACCTGCAACATGCACCTAAACGGCCTGGCCGATCAGGTGAAGCTGGGCGTGACGGCACAAGGGCTTGTGGGACTGCGCTTTAACACCATTGGTGTGAGCGACGGCATCACCAACGGTACGGCCGGCATGCGCTTTTCACTGGTCTCCAGAGAAATAATTGCCGATTCGATTGAGGCCATGGCCGGGGCACACAATTACGACGCGCTGGCCTGCGTAATGGGATGCGACAAAAACATGCCCGGGGCGCTCATCGCCATGGCGCGGCTCAACCGGCCGTCGCTGATGGTGTATGGTGGCACGATCAAGGGCGGCACGTTTAAGGGGCAGCAACTCAACATCGTATCGTGTTTTGAGGCGTACGGCAAGAAATTGCAGGGCCAGATTTCGGACGAAGATTACAAAGGCATCATTCACAATGCCTGCCCCGGTCCCGGCGCGTGCGGCGGCATGTACACGGCCAATACCATGGCCGCGGCCATCGAGATGCTGGGCATGTCGGTGCCGTTTTCGTCGTCGTCGCCGGCCGTGAGCGCGGAGAAAACGCAGGAATGCCTCAATGCGGGCGCTTACCTGCGCCTGTTGCTCGAAAAAGACATCAAGCCCCGTGACATTCTGGTGCGCGAAGCCTTTGAAAATGCGCTCGTAATGATCACAGTATTAGGTGGTTCTACGAACGCTGTGCTGCACCTCATTGCCATTGCCCATGCGGCCGGCGTGAAGCTTACGATGGAAGATTTTCAGGCCGTCAGCAACCGCGTGCCGGTGCTGGCCGACTTGAAGCCCAGCGGCAAATACCTGATGGAAGATCTGTCGGCGCTGGGTGGGGTGCCGGCCGTGATGAAAACCTTGCTCAACGAAGGCTTGCTGAACGGCAACTTACTGACCGTCACGGGCCAAACGGTAGCCGAAAACCTGGCCGATGTACAACCACTTGGCCCGGAGCAAGATTTGCTTCGCCCGCTTTCCAACCCCATCAAAGTAGATGGCCACATCCAGATTCTGTACGGCAACCTCGCCCCGAAAGGCGCAGTGGCCAAAATCACGGGCAAAGAGGGCGTCAAGTTTGAAGGTCCGGCCGTGGTCTTCAACTCGGAAGAAGAGCTGAACGAAGGCATCATTCAGCAAAAGATCAAGCCGGGCCACGTCGTCGTCATTCGCTACGTGGGACCGAAAGGCGGGCCGGGCATGCCCGAAATGCTGAAGCCGACTTCGGCCATCATCGGGGCCGGCCTGGGCGACAAAGTGGCCCTGATCACCGACGGCCGTTTCTCCGGCGGCACCCACGGCTTCGTGATCGGGCACGTCTGCCCGGAAGCCTACGACGGTGGGCCCATCGCCCTAGTAGAAGACGGCGATTTGATTGTGTTGGATGCCGCTGCCAATACCATACAAGTGCAAGTAGATGAAGCAGTTATGCAGCTGCGCCGGAGCGAGTGGCAGCGGCCCCCAGTCAATGTGAAGCAGGGGGTATTGCTAAAGTATATCCGCACGGTAAGCGATGCAAGTCACGGGTGTATCACCGATTTAGAAGAGGACTATGTTAACGAAAGAGCAGCCAGCGCAAGCCTTGCGTGA